A window of the Lolium perenne isolate Kyuss_39 chromosome 7, Kyuss_2.0, whole genome shotgun sequence genome harbors these coding sequences:
- the LOC127314035 gene encoding DEAD-box ATP-dependent RNA helicase 31 → MRGRHHLLGFLRRAAAASPSSAAHPLCHLHSIPPRNGAAVPIGVRFLSSRAGGAASKSLIEDEADLSDWVSDLKTDSFHLGVSSGDEGEGSRRPAASRGGRRGRDSGGPPPRSSFDGGERRGGEFSGERRGRGDFGGDRRGGRFGGADARGGRFGGDRRGGRFGGDSRGGRFGGDRPGFERRGRVASSDLSDDDDAGFGSARGRRGRGGMSSGFSQRGGRGGDFGDDAGFRSPRGQRGRGGRTSGMSHRGGRYGDLDGEEAGFGSARGRRGRGGREPGLSRRGGRGSDLDDDEDDSGEELGFRSPRGRQGRGGPESGLSRRGGRGSDLDDIEDDSAEEVGFGSRRGSRGRGGRMSGSSGRGGREIDSDDDEDDSDDAIEFGASGKRGEKRGNLGSRRGGKGGDVDFGDRQSRGGKAFNFGSLESDSESGEADEDDGPSGFEDDLSGDDGGEEDLVNTATKKSISSESAEQESVVGTRDNGGGDSYLSQTRFDECALSPLTLKGVKAAGYERMTAVQEATLPIILKGKDVLAKARTGTGKTVAFLLPAVEVISKLPPNDHDKKRPPISVVVVCPTRELADQAAAEANKLLKFHPSIGVQLVIGGTRMALEQKRMHTNPCQILVATPGRLKDHMENTPGFATRLMGVKILILDEADRLLDMGFRTDIERIVAALPKQRQTLLFSATVPDEVRQVCHVAMKRDLEFVNTVQEGSEETHSQVKQMHLVAPLDKQFSILYGLLTDHMSENVDYKVIVFCTTAKVTSLVAELLSELKLNVREIHSRKPQSYRTRISKEFKESKGLILVSSDVSARGVDYPNVTLVVQLGVPSDRDQYIHRLGRTGRKGNEGSGVLLLAPWEEYFLRSIKDLPITEATLPLIDLDTKRKVEKALAHVEVKDKESAYQAWLGYYNSNKQIGRDKYQLVSLANEFSRSLGLNNPPALTKLILKKMGLSNIPGLRSK, encoded by the exons ATGCGAGGCCGCCACCACCTGCTTGGCTTCCTCCGCCGCGCGGCGGCCGCCTCCCCGTCCTCCGCCGCCCACCCTCTCTGCCACCTTCACTCGATCCCGCCACGAAATGGCGCCGCCGTTCCCATCGGCGTCCGATTCCTCTCCTCGCGCgccggcggcgccgcctcgaAGAGCCTAATTGAGGACGAGGCCGACCTCAGCGACTGGGTCAGCGACCTCAAGACCGACTCCTTCCACCTCGGCGTCAGCAGCGGCGACGAGGGCGAGGGCTCCCGCAGACCCGCTGCCTCCAGGGGAGGCCGCAGAGGGAGGGATTCGGGGGGGCCGCCTCCGAGATCGAGTTTTGATGGTGGCGAGAGGCGTGGCGGTGAGTTCAGCGGCGAGAGGCGAGGCCGTGGTGACTTCGGCGGCGATAGGCGCGGCGGTCGGTTCGGCGGCGCTGATGCTCGTGGTGGTCGGTTCGGTGGCGATAGGCGTGGTGGTCGGTTCGGCGGCGACAGTCGCGGTGGTCGGTTCGGCGGTGACAGGCCTGGTTTCGAGCGAAGGGGGAGGGTGGCGAGTTCTGATCtcagcgatgatgatgatgctGGGTTTGGTTCTGCGAGGGGAAGGCGAGGGCGCGGCGGGATGTCTTCCGGGTTTTCACagagaggagggaggggaggtGATTTCGGTGATGATGCTGGGTTTCGGTCTCCTAGGGGACAGCGTGGCCGTGGTGGGAGGACATCAGGTATGTCGCACAGGGGAGGGAGGTACGGCGACTTGGATGGAGAAGAAGCTGGGTTTGGATCTGCCAGGGGAAGGCGAGGTCGTGGTGGAAGGGAGCCAGGTTTGTCACGCAGAGGAGGCAGGGGAAGTGATTTGGATGACGATGAGGATGACAGTGGTGAAGAACTTGGTTTTCGGTCTCCCAGGGGAAGGCAAGGTCGTGGTGGACCGGAGTCAGGTTTGTCACGCAGAGGAGGCAGGGGAAGTGATTTAGATGACATCGAGGATGACAGTGCCGAAGAAGTTGGTTTTGGGTCTCGCAGGGGCAGTCGGGGCCGTGGTGGAAGGATGTCTGGTTCGTCAGGCAGGGGAGGCAGGGAAATTGATTctgatgatgacgaggatgacAGCGATGATGCCATTGAGTTCGGAGCTTCTGGTAAGAGAGGAGAGAAAAGGGGGAATTTGGGCTCACGTAGAGGAGGTAAAGGTGGGGATGTGGATTTTGGTGACCGGCAGTCAAGGGGTGGGAAAGCATTTAATTTTGGTTCGttagagagtgatagtgagtcagGGGAAGCTGATGAGGATGATGGGCCATCAGGCTTTGAGGACGATCTCTCTGGTGATGATGGCGGCGAGGAGGATTTGGTGAACACTGCAACTAAGAAGTCCATCTCTTCTGAATCAGCTGAACAGGAGAGTGTAGTGGGCACAAGAGATAATGGAGGTGGTGATTCGTATTTGAGTCAGACAAG GTTTGATGAATGCGCTCTCTCTCCCTTGACACTAAAAGGTGTTAAAGCTGCTGGGTATGAACGAATGACTGCGGTCCAGGAGGCCACTCTTCCTATTATACTTAAAG GGAAGGATGTCCTGGCCAAAGCAAGGACAGGAACTGGAAAAACTGTAGCATTCTTG CTTCCGGCTGTTGAAGTTATCTCCAAATTGCCCCCTAATGACCATGATAAAAAAAGACCTCCCATTAGTGTTGTTGTTGTGTGCCCTACACGTGAGCTTGCTGATCAGGCTGCTGCAGAAGCAAACAAACTTCTCAAGTTCCATCCATCAATTGGAGTACAACTTGTAATTGGTGGCACTAGGatggctcttgagcagaaacgcatgCATACAAACCCTTGCCAG ATTCTGGTAGCTACGCCAGGAAGGCTTAAGGATCATATGGAGAACACACCAGGTTTTGCTACTAGATTGATGGGCGTAAAAATCCTTATTCTTGATGAAGCTGACCGCTTGTTAGATATGGGGTTCCGAACTGATATAGAGAGAATAGTAGCTGCACTCCCCAAGCAGCGTCAAACACTTCTATTTTCTGCTACAGTTCCAGATGAG GTTCGTCAAGTATGTCATGTTGCCATGAAAAGAGATCTTGAATTTGTTAACACTGTTCAAGAAGGAAGCGAGGAAACACACTCGCAG gTGAAACAAATGCATTTAGTTGCACCACTGGACAAACAATTCTCTATCCTATATGGTCTTCTAACGGATCACATGTCGGAAAATGTTGACTACAAG GTGATTGTGTTTTGTACAACAGCTAAGGTAACGAGTCTTGTTGCTGAACTTCTGTCTGAACTGAAGTTGAATGTACGTGAGATACATTCCAGAAAGCCACAAAGTTACAGAACCAGGATATCAAAAGAATTTAAGGAATCAAAGGGTCTTATTCTTGTTAGCTCTGATGTATCTGCCCGGGGTGTTGATTATCCCAATGTCACACTTGTTGTGCAG TTGGGAGTTCCTAGTGACAGAGATCAATATATCCACCGTCTTGGTAGGACTGGCCGCAAAGGTAATGAGGGGAGCGGAGTCTTACTGTTGGCGCCATGGGAAGAATACTTCTTAAGAAGTATCAAAGATTTGCCTATTACAGAGGCTACGTTACCACTAATTGACCTGGACACTAAACGAAAG GTTGAGAAGGCTCTTGCACATGTGGAGGTGAAAGATAAGGAATCTGCTTATCAAGCATGGCTTGGGTACTATAATTCAAATAAGCAAATCGGCCGTGATAAGTACCAGCTTGTATCACTGGCCAATGAGTTCAGTAGAAGTTTGGGGCTCAACAACCCTCCTGCACTGACTAAGCTTATCCTTAAAAAGATGGGACTGAGCAACATTCCGGGTCTACGGTCAAAATAG